The window CCTCCTGCACTGGTTCTGTGGCTGATTGTGGGTGTGCTGGTTCCCATATGTGTGACTGCAGAGAGAACCAGGATGAGCCAAAGGAGCCGGATAGGAAATGGCTGTGTGGCACTATCCTTGGTGTTTAGCATTTTTGATCTAACTGAAAAATCATACCGTAAACTGAATCAATCTCTGTTGTAATCCTATCTAGTTATAATGACATGAGTCTCATTCAGACCCAGTACCTCTTGGCAGACCTGAATGAAGACATGACAGCTGTATATTTGAGGTTTGTCTTGCAACTAAACTCAGCTGTCTGTTATCCCACAGGTCTTAGGACCAGCAATTCGTCACAGTTCATCCGAGTGTGTTGCAAGTAGAGCACACCCAGAGGCAGGTAGGAAAGACCCGTGCACCTGGCAGCTGTGCTTGCTGAGGGTGGGGAGAACACAATTAAAGATATGGGCATGTGTCCGTTCCTCCACGTCAGCATGCCCATGTGGTGCTGTGGtatgtgctgtgctgttcctCATGTGGGTGCTTTCCTCTGGGCAAAGATGAGTAAGCAGCTGTACCCCTTGGTGGTGACATGAGTTTTCACAGCCTGACTTTGATACTTAAACCAGGAGATAGCTGCAATGCCAACATGATGTCATACAGTGTGTTTGCACATGCCTGTCAAAAATGCAGTCACACTCTGCTGTTACCCCATTCTGTACATCTGTGCACACATACAAatacacatatgcacacatatataAACAGGAATTAGTTGAGTTAAAAGAAAGCCCTTCTTCTCAAGGATGATTTTAGCATAACATAGCTAGATAATTGGCATGGGGGAGTGTGGTTTAGAAGAGTCTGACTCAGCTTCATGTTGTAAATCTAGTCTTGCCACTGCCTTTCTGTGTGATCCTGAATGCTCTCAGCTTCTGTTAACCATAGGCCTtttgcttaaaatgaaaattaataataaCTGCTCAGTCCCACACTGAGGGTGGAGAGGGGGAGCTCACACTGAGTAATGCTTCTAGAGGTACTGAGGGTGAGTATCTCTGGGGAAGGGTATTGTTATCAGTGTTATTACTGCATTGTCAACATGCTGTCAGGAAAGATGGTTCAGTATTGCAGTGATCTTCTAAGGGGATCTGCTCTGTTTTATTGCTCTAGTTGTTATGGAATAGATTATTTGAATCTGTCAATGGTAATAAGTACTAAATTAGTTAAGAGTCTCATCATGTAGAACAATGAAGTCTTGACAAAACATAGCACAAggaaaacataatttatttgtGCTCAAGTACAACAAATCTTGAAAACACACATATGTCTATGCAGGTAAGTTTGGGTGCTGGAGATGTTGGAGAGGAGTGTCAGTATTAAACATCTGGTGCTTGTTAGTACTTTGATCAGCACCTGCAAGTTTGGCCAGAAAAGCAACTGAAGTTGAGAGACAAAATAAAGGTCAGCTGCTTTGGAATATGTATTCTACTTGGGCAGGTTGGAAGCTGGCTTTCAACTCAGCAGCTTTCTTGAAAGGTTTTGTGGCAGCTCATCACTTGGGCAGAATGTGAAGAATAGAAGATAAAGCAGGATTTTTGGCCACAGGGATCGTCAAATAACGGAGTATATCTGAGATTTATCAGATTTATCCAAGCCCTGAATCCTCTTTACTTTTGCTAAAACCCTTTCAAAAGGTGACAGTATTCatgaacattaaaaatgaaagcaggcaAAGTACAGAAGTTGTGATTTCTTATTAGAGGAGAAGTAGaacaaaaaacattcagaacacTACAGTGGAAGACATGTCATGATTAATAAGGAGTCAGGCTTCAGTCATGGGGAGAGCTGGCATCCAGCCcagtttaatttaaatgttagattcttttttttttttttctttttaaatctgatCCTGGATTTTGTTCTGTCATCTCGTATTCTTTTACAGTCAGTAGCCCTATGTGTATgcatatttattatatttagaCATATTTTGCAAGTCACCTTCACAacaacttctttccttttcctggaaAAACTGGTTGGTTATGTAGAGACTGAATTTGCAAGTCTAATCTTTGGAGTTTATTAACCCTTATTAGACTGGTTGCTCAATAGTTAGGTAAGTTGCTTATTTgcaatttaatttccttttattttgaagtCCATGTTTCTGTCTAGATTTTATGATTTAAATTCCTTCACATATGAAAAAGACCTGCATATTCAGCATTCTGGAAGAGGAGGAGTAGTTCTGTTGGAAAGAGCAAGAATTAACTGTCAGTGCTTTTTCCACTCAGGAATCCACAGgcatgaaaagagaaacaggttTTATACCTGCATCTGCATTCCTTGGGCTCACAGTAAAGCTAGAGCAGAAAGGGCAGACTAAGATGCAGCTCTGAACCTGAACTGGAAACACTCTGAGTATTTGCTTGTGGTATTTCCAGACCTGCCAAAGACCTAGAAAGCCCAGCCACTgaaacacacacagctgcatACTGAGGCAGAGTTTGGTGCACTGGGAGATGAGTTGCTGAAATAAACatggctgtgtttttttccatcacGCTGCGTTTCAGTTTACTGGGTCACTCAGCCACACGCTTCATCTGTGCAAAGGTACAAAGGTCAACGTGTGTCTTTGGAGGATGGCTGAAACTATAGGCTGAAACTACTATTGAACTTTGTCTTGGATAAGGCCCTCCAATGTTTAAATCAAATCAGTCTCTGGCTGTAGGTATTACAGGATCCGTTCTTGAACTTTATCTTGGATAGGGCTCTCTAATAATTAATAAATCTGTGGTTAGACATATTACAGAGAATGGTTTAAGCTTATTAACAGTGTGGAAAACAACCTGCTATGGAGCACGGAGTCAACCTTTTCAGTCATGTATGCTGTCAGGTGACTCACTGTTTCCAGCTCTGCCATGACGGTCGTCAAGGTGCACTCCACAAGCTAAGGTTTCAGATAAACCCATCTGAGTTCCCTTTGAGAAGAAACTTATCTGCATCACTGTCATCAGTAAGTGCCTGAACAGTCTTTTTTGTGTTCCCATGTAAACATCAGCTCTGGGCAAACCCACAGCCATAAAATACTGCACTGCAGGCTTTCAGAGGGAACAGTGGCCTTatttccaggctgcacagatTGCCCACAGACAGTGCGGCCCAAAGACTTGCAGCAAACAGGTTCCAGCACTAAAGGAACTGCCACTGTTGCACCAAGGTAAGCACATCCTCACTGCTGGGCTTAGTTTGGCCAACAGGCACCTCTGACCCCAGTTATCACATCACAGACATATTCTGAGGTGGTGGCAGATTTGTGAGGTAGGGGAGACCcatcataaaaagaaatctggaaTGATTTTGAGAAGCAGGATTTTCAGTAGTCACAGGATTTGTACTGGTTTGGCCAGCAGAAATGCCTGCGTTAGATTAGTACTGCTGGATGGAAAACCCTCATAGCTTTGGCATGCACGCAGATCCACTTGTCACATGCCaacagaacaataaaataacTTGTAAAGCTCAAGGGAAAAGCAGCCTTGAGTTATCTGGATGCAAAAGACAGAATTCAGCACCCGCAGCAATGCACAAAATCAGTTCCTGTTATCAGCTTGGCCTGGAGCCACTAGCAGAGACAAGCTGCTCTTTCTGTGTGTCATTTCAGTTGAAGCTTTTTGGATTTTGGAGTACAGTGCTGGGATTATTGGCACACCGGGGTTGGGAAGCAGGGATCCCTTCTCAAAATTTCCTGTAGCCTTTGCAATAAAACTAATCCCTGCATATCCTTCAACTCCCCTTCTTGCAGCACTGCCTGGTGGGGCACACAGGACAGGATCTCCTCTTTTCTGCCATCTTACGTCGTAACAAGCATTGTCCTAACAGCACTTCCCAGGTGCTGGCTTCCCTCATTCCCAGGTTAcctattccccccccccccccagtttttttttttccaattaaccAGCAATCAATTCTACTTCTGCAAACCACTGTCTGCATTCTGCTCACAGCTACTGATAAGAATGCAAATTTAATTGCTTGCCCTCTGGTGCTGGGTGGAATCTCCAAGCTCTTCATACCCACAATGAAGATTTTCATCAGGCAGAAATATACTGGCCATTTAGGGAAGTGATGAATGATGAATGACTCAAACTAGGCTTCGGATTGTGATTCCCTCCTAAATTGAGGGAGATAAGCCAAAGAGAGCTCTCCTCCTGAGGCACAGCTTTTCATCGTATCACAAAAGCAAGCAGCTAAAAAGACTTCAGCTACAGAGCACTGTGCTTTGACAACAGGTTATACAGCCTGTCCTTTTGTGTGAGACTGACTATCAGATGGGATCTGGGATGAAAACAAGTTCTTGAATAAGTTATTCTTAGTGTTTCACAGCTGTTAGAAACCCAATTCTCTGTAGGTAGTTCTTTTTATTCCCCTCCAGGGTGTCTGTCTATCACCCCCAGATTAATGTTACCTTGAAGTTCCAGATATTCTGAATGCAAAAACACAGCCCCCATTGGGGCTCAGTATTTAGTGGCAGAggtagtattttatttttcttttgagcatCCCTCCTCAAGGACACTAAAGAGTTTGTAAAACATTACtgagcaaaaaacaaaacattaccaacaacaaaactgccaaaaaggaaaacaaagcagcattcAAATATTGGAAAACATGAGAGCTAAAGTGCTTGAGATAATTTCTTAACAATGCACGTTCTAAGTCAATCATTCCCATATAAAATCCAATGCTATTTTTCAATAGCATCTGCCTGCCTGCATAAGCTTCACCACTAATCTATGGCAGGATAAAACTACAAAGCCAGAGCCATTATGCAGAAGGGCTAGGAGcaacagctttctttctttcactcttaCTCAAAGTTAATAAATAGTAttcaaagaaatacattttcaactTCAGGCAGAGGAAGTTTGACTTCAAGGAAAGTGACTGTATGGGTTTCCCATGCAATGAAGTCAGCAGCATTGCCTGAAGCTGAACAAAGCTTCAGTGGGATTTATAAAGTGCTGTCTTTTAGTATTTTATGCCTGTCTTTAGAAGTGTTTTTCAAACCAGCACCAGGGTTGTGAgatataaaaaaatactgaaataacagACTAAATTTGAGAGGATGCTGGAGCCAGACAGACATTGTGTAGTGCACAtggaaatacaagaaaacaaaaccaaaccaagccACCTCACCCTAACCCAATTAGGGTAAAACCCTtcatccttaaaaataaaaccaaatacCCACCAAGCACCACAAGCAAATCTAAATGCAACACCTGCCTCCTGGTCCCCTGGCTTATTCCACGAATATGGAACTACATGAAACAGAGTCCAGCAGCTGTGGTTGTGAACCTGAGCCTGCAGGCACTCAGTGCAAAACTCTCCTGGCATTCAGCCCCACGAGTGATCCAGTTTTCACTAAAGCCAAAGGGAGATCCCTACAGACTTCAGACTGGCTCCACAGAtcaacagcaggagcaggaccTTCTCCAGTCGCTGCTTTTCTATCTGGCTACAAGAGCCACCCCCTGAATTCCTGGAGGGGAATTTCCCCTCCGTGCATGCATTTTACATCCATTACAGTTAATATCAGTTACACATGCATATCAATGGAAGAAAAGTCCCAGTTGTGGGGAATTACTGGtagtaagaaaagaaactcGGTAGAAATGCTGGGAATTGCTAAAGACCCAACTCCCAAATCTGTTTCCCTGTTTAACCAGCAGGCATCTGCCCACTGGGCAGTAATGCAGGAAGCTCTATAGTGTGTGGTTGTGTGTGTGCAAAGGTGCGCGGCGCACGCAGGATGAGCAGACGGGCACGTTGTGCGGCGCGCCGCCCGTCGGGAAGCCACCTCCTGCGCTGCGTCCCAGCATGCgtctccagccccagccctcgCTGCTCTCACTTAGGAGTTGTGTTGTTGCAGTcgtcctgtgctgcagctgggagggaATGGTCTATCCTGAACTCTCCCTCCAGCCCGCCGGGCGCCTTTGCTGAATCCCCCCGGGCTGTGGGTTGGCAGCTGTCTGCGCTACCCGCCTCAAGCCCCAGGATCTGTCTCTGCACCAGCTTGGAATAAAGACCTCCTTCTTCCATGAGCTCCTTGTGTGAGCCCTGCTGCACCACGCGGCCCTTGTCCAGCACAATGATGTTGTGTGCCTTCTCGACAGTGCTCAGCCTGTGTGCTATGACAAGCACTGTGTGGTTCTGCAAGTCACCATAAATCGCCTGCTGAATCTGttgagggaagaaaagatgttAGTGCATGAGCATCGCTGGCACTGTGTtgggaggggaggagagcagcTTGGTGGCTCCGAGTTAAGAAATCTCTGGACAGGAGGTTTGTTCTCCTCTGGTTATGCTGGGGACACAAAGCAGGGCCCCCTGTAACCTTATGGCCATCCGTCTCACTGTGCAGCCCCAAATTCTCTCTCAGTGCAGCCAGCCTTCAGATGGGGAATGCACACCTCCAACTGCTGGTAACAGAGTAGTAAAGTGACAGGCCTGATCTTGTATGTTGAGCTCTTGTTAGAGCTGGGGTGCAACTCTGGAGGCCATGTAGCGCTAGCCCTGCTGAAGAGCCTCACCCCATCCTGCAAGCCCACAAACTGCTCTGAGATCACACTTGTGCAGCACTCATCCTCTAGCACTGGGAGGCCTGTCCTCATGCCAGCACTTTGAACCAGCTTTTCATTATGCCAATGAACTAGCCAGACCAAAGGAGACTACTGGTAGAACTGTTTGGTCATCACATCCCAGCCAGATAAACCATGGTTCAGCATGGCTTGTTTGGTGCTTTAGTTCAGATTTTAGCTCGGGTACTCCTCCCTACTGCAAGTTTGTCTATGGGCTAGAAATTGAAGCTGTAACCTTTCCTCCAACCCCAGATTGCTTCTTCAGCCCAGACACGCAAGTCACCCAAGTCCCCCACTCACCGCATGTTCACTCTCTGCATCCAGTGCACTTGTGGCTTCATCCAGGATTAGGATGGGAGGGGTTCGGATCAAGGCCCTGGCAATAGCCACTCTCTGCTTCTGGCCACCTGATAGCTGAGCTCCTTTTTCACCTGCCTCTGTTGGATcaagagagagaaggagcagTCAAGATAAAAATCAACAATTGCCATTAAGTTCAGCACCCAGCCAACAACACCAGGACAGTATAATGCTCTGAAGCAAAGATGAGGCAAATGCTATTCTGTTTATTCACTTAACAAAGCAGTTTATATGTACTAAACACCTTCAAGGCCACAGTCCTTCCCTCCAGCAGAAAGTTCTCCACTGTTGTCCCAGTGTGCGAGGGACTGAAGAACATGGAAGGACCCACAGCAAGAAGTCACTAACACTGAGAGATCATCCAAGCCCCGACTTCTCTCTTGTGCTGACCCTTGTGGCTGTATTGCTGTAAGATGGGCTCtggaggcagcacagctgaagcaaCAGTGAGGAGAAGCCCCTACCTTCTCATGGCTCCCTCAGAACAGAATGCTTTTGGTGCAAACAGAGGGCTGTTGGTACCTGTGTGGTAGCCATCCTGCAGCTCCGTGATGAAGGCGTGTGCGTTagctttctgggcagcctgaacaACCGACTCAAAGGAGGCTGAAGCTAAGCCATAAGAAATATTATCAGCAATAGAGCGAGCAAACAGCACTGGTTCTTGACTGACCAGGGAgatctgcagaaaggaagggaagagcagCGGGTTGGGAGCAGAAGACAGAATGGCCAAACAGAGTCTCAGATTATCAGCATTTGTTCCCACTAGGTAAGGACCAAGGCACAGAAGTGCCTCAATGGGAGCTTCCAGCAACACTGCTAGGTGCCCAGTGGCAGTCCCAGTCCACTTTATGTTGtctgctggaagctgctgtgcagaaaaggaaatgtgtgATATGTTGGTATGTTGGCACCTGGGATGAGCTCCCAACTCCAGGTCCCTGTTGTGGTTTTGCTCCAGAACTCCCAGAACTCCTTGCACTTCTCAGTATGGAAAACCAGTTGCAGGGAAAATGCAGGCTGGAGGGAGCTTTGCCCAGTCTTGCCAATTCTCTGCTTGAGGCAAATTAGGAAGCTAAGAGCTGTTGCAATTCCTTAATTGCTTAGCAACAGCCTCCCTGTTCTACTGTACAGACATTGCTGCTCACTCTTGAATTCAGCCTGCTTTGTTAAACAGTCtatattgaaataaattgaaCCCTCCAAATTATTGTTTAGAACTGGACGTGGAGAGAACCAGTAGGATACGGTCATATTTTAATTGACTTCTCCCCATGCTCCTAGCACGACACCAGGCTTGCTAAGCTGAAAGACTTGCTTGTCTTTTAATTTTCACTCAGCACTGGCAGAGAATGTCAATTAGTCACACTGACTCTGGCTTTCCAGCCTGCTTCTGATCAATTGTTTTCAGgttttcctgctgttcctgAGGCCATTCACTCTGGGGGCAAACAAAGTGGGCAGTTACTTGGAGGGAAGATGGAGGCTGATCTGTGCTGACACACAGACAGAGCTAGAGGACTGGATAAAGCActcctctgctgcttccagaaTTCCAAGTAGTTTAACTCCTCACAATCTGAGAGTGATTTTAAGATAGAATTTTATAGATTTTATAGATAGATTTTAAGGTAGAATATTCTGCGGGaatgcaaaacactttttccaaAACCAACTGAGACTATCAATAATCAAACAACCAAAACTGTACTCCTTTTGGGTTGGCcaaaaaagtacaaaacaaaacacatttcttgttctgttttcagcagaCTTCCCCCTTCCCCTAAAACCAAtcatcatcttcttcctttctgctcccaCCCCAAATTATCTGAATTTGTTTCCCGGACCACCTCCAGTTTTCTGGGCACTTCAGAGGTTTCCAGATCAAACCCATAGCCATATACAACGCTGCCATCATCCCCTCTGACCACAGCAAGCGATAGCTAGAATACACTTATCAGTCGCTCGTACCACTGAGTGCAGGTACTTGTGATCGTACATGTTAATGGGACGCCCATCCAGCAGCACCTGCCCATCTTGCAGAGGGTAGAAGTTCTCCAGGATGTTGACGCAGGAACTCTTCCCACTCCCTGAGGGGCCCACCAGTGCTGTCACTTTGCCAGGGTGCAGGGTGAAGGACACGTTCTGCAACACGGATGGGAGAATGTGCTCAGGTGCTGGCCTTCATCAGGGTCCTGGAGCAGTGGCTTGAGCACTGCACAGGAGAGGTGACCAAAAGATGGCTAAGGAGATCCCCCCCAACCAACCATTCTGGTGTGCTGCTTTGGCCATCTCACCTCCAAAAGACttaactgttttcttctctcagttCCCTCTGAGGAAGCATAAAGCCTCCACATTTTGCTATGAATTTTCCTGCTTGTGCAGCAGGACCTCCAAAAAGCTGCAAAGCAACCAACCTCTTTGCTTGCTCACCCTGCCCCATGACCTCAGCCTCTCTCACGTGGAAGCAGCCTGAGACAGCTTGGCACAAAGCCCTGCACCATGCTGACGTGTTTAATGTCTGAGCTGGGAACAAGGGTTTTATTAATAAATCTAATTCTTTGTAAGGAAAGCCAGCCCTAAACACCTGCTGTTCACTATAATCTGCTTGCCAGCATGCTGCTGAGGCTGCCTTTATGCATCTCAAAAAGGGCAAACGACCTTCCCCACAGGTTGAGGATTGGTTATGGTCATTATGGAGAAACATCACAAGTTGCCTTGTGGTAAGGaatgctctgcagcagtggggctCACCTGGAGGACCTGCGTTGCGGAACGAGTGCGGTAAGAGAATGTCACATTTCTGAACTCCACCTTTCCATCCACATGGTCTGGGGCCAGTGACCCATCGTTGACCATTGTTGGCTTGCGGTCAATGAACTCAAACACCTTCTCAGCAGCACCCACCCCCTGCATCAGGCCGCTGTAGACAGAGCCCACAGACTGGAAGGGAAGAGGCAATGGTTAGACCCTCTCATTATGGAAATAGCAATTGGAACCACTTATAAGGAGAACAGTTGAAGCACTCTCTGATGTTAACTATGGTCAtgaggcagaaaaagagaactttTGTCCCTGCCCAAGGTAGAGGAAGCATCATCTAAAGGGGTTTTTGCATGGGTCGACACGGGAATATAAGAAGTAAATAGATGGATTGGGAAGAGGTGTGTCAAGAGATACATAACCCAAACTTCTACTGTAATCTTTTCCCATGTCTCTTTGCTCAAGACCAGCAGCTTCCCAATCCAAAAGCTGAATGCATCTGCATACAACAGTGCGCTGCACCAGCCCCAGAGCAGCTGGTTTGTCCCCTAGCACACACATTACATACGCAAAGCAGCCTCAGGCTGGACCTTTCTAGATCACCATTAGGCAGCTGGTATGGCTGTTCCCCATAGGAATATGGTCCCAGTGGATCTACTGTACTTCCTCCCACTAGAACTGCTGTACACTGACACTAGCTTTGCTGGAATAGCCTCCATCTTGCTGGCTAATTTCAGTGTTAAACTCAGAACCGATGAACAGCCTGTACTGTAAGTGCCTCAAATGCACCAAAACTATAGCCTGGAAACACCACCAAAGCCTGTAGCTATCAGCACAGATGGTGAGAGCTGGGTGagctgcctccagctctgctgtgctgctgcacgaAGGATGAAGCAGCACTGAAACCAGGCGTGGCTGTGAGGAAATCTGGATTTGCTAATTTCTGCTTCAGTTGGCCAGGCTTACGCCTTTGCAATGGGAAAGCAGCCCTGAGTGGGCTCCCATCCCACCCACAATCCTAAGTTGCTAATGCGCTGCCAATGCAGCAGCTTGCAGCCTATTCCAGGGAGagttaaaaaatgtaatataaTTAAGCTCTTAATGAATTCTGAAATTGAACAGGCAGCCACGCAATCTCTGCATCCTTCACACCAGAAAACATGCTTGGAAGGCAGCCAGGACTCTCCCCTTCAGCAGGGGTAGCCCAACCCTTTTAGTACTGATTGTCTTATCTGTGACGAGGTACTTCAGATGCTTTCAAGTGTCAAGGTGTTAGCAGTGGTTGTATTCATGGGGTCACAGTAGAAATGGAGCAGGAAGCAGAGGGGAGAATTAGACTGCAGACGGGCAAAGCCACAGCAGGTGGTAGGGAAGGCAACACTGGCTCCAGTCCTGTGACTGCAGGGGTTGAGATCATCTCGAAGTCAAACACTGTGATATGGGGTTGCCTGGAATGATCAAACAAACTCACCTCCATGCAGTCTCCTAAGACAAACTCATAAATGATGAAGGATATCAGGTTTCCACTCGTCATTTGCCCAGAGATCACAAGGTGCCCTCCGTAGTACAGGATGCTGACCTGGACCACCAGGAGGGTGAGctgaaagcaagcaaacagcCCAAAATCAGCAAGGACAGACAACACTCGAGTGCAATTGTAGTTACTCACACAGGAGACTGCAATTCAGCAGCTGGTACTTATTCTCTGAGCCCCAAACCCAGCATTCCTGTCAGCACATGGCTTGGGtatgagaagggaaaaacaacttGGTTAGCTGGGCTGACTGAAGGAATTCAACAAAATACAAGTCTGGAGTGGCAGCAGTGAAGGAAGACAGATTTATCTGAAATAACAGAGCATCTCATGGACATCTCTTGGACTAGCATAACCCACACTCAAATTATCCAACACATACAGTCACCTCACCGCTAAAATAACCTCTGCGTTATATGACACATTTTAATTTAGAGCACAGAGCCAGGCCAAAAGCTAATGCACAAGTCCTCCTTGTGTATACAAGTCTCTGAAGGATAACCTCAACTCTTGCTTGCAATTAGTGTATGGGGGCACCACCTACTCAGCAAAGATATCAGACCAGCCCTGATGTGATCCTGATGTTTCACCCTCTGCAGTGCCCAGCGCTCCACGCGACACTTGGCATACAGGCTGCCTGTAACAAGGTGACATCAGTGCCCGGAGTTTGCTGGGATCACAGTCAGTGGGAAGGGCTGTTGGCTATGAGCtgacacagacagaaaacaggggaaaaagttcctcttctttctctctgccaaGATCTGACCTTAAGATCCTGTTTTCTCTGAGAGAGACTCCACCAGGGCTGTGCTATATCTGTCAGCTTCTTTTTACACAAGCCCCACAGGAGCAGTTTTGCCTTTTCTGACTCAGTGGGATCCATTCTGTCCCAGTTCCCACTGCTGGCTTCACCTGGATGCTCAGGAACAATGCTAACAATGCTCTGAACTTGCTGTCAGCACATAAGCCTCCTGCAGCTGTATGAAGGCATAACCCACACAACTCTCAACAGCAGCTATTTGGATCCCTAAACGCACAGGGTGAAGGCCCCACGTGAGGGTTTTGCACAGCCTTAGTTAGCAGCAGATACAAGAGGAGCCCCAAACCATCTgttctcagcaaagaaaaaaatattttgcaaaaaaaaacctaaatcaAACAACAAACCTGCAGCCTCCCTTCACCACCGCCCACATGTAGAAAATCTCTGCTTCTGAGCAGAATCTCAACCAACACTGTGGCTGTTTTCCCAGCCGGAACCGCCGGAGATGAGCTGGCAAAGGCACGCAATGCAGCAGCCTGAAAACATGAGGTTTTCCATGACCTTGAGCAGTTACCAATTCCATTCTtatttacaagagaaaacaaactgttcAGCACCACGATGTGATGCTCCCCTAAGGGAGGATGGAATATATTTTTGACAGAGGGCAGCAGACATCAAGGCTGGGCTCATCCCACAAAGCTCCCTGAGCCCAGCACACACAACTCTCTGTGCACATTTTGACACCTGAAGCCATGTCCCCTGCCAGTCCCTGGTGCAGGCCACCTACCCCGCTGGACCACACATAGTAGGTGTACGCCAGGGCCTCCCGCTTGTTGAGTCTGTAcacttgctgcagcttctgccagTACACATTTGCCTCTGCCTCCTCATTGGCAAAGCTGCGGACAGTCTTCATGGCAGAGATGGTCTCCTCGGCAGTGTTGTTGGCCTTGGCCAGGGCATTCTGCACATCCTTGGAGAGCTTCTGCgggaagcagaaacaaagggTGCTCAACACATGCCCAAGCTGCCCATGGCAGCACTCCCACA of the Lagopus muta isolate bLagMut1 chromosome 17, bLagMut1 primary, whole genome shotgun sequence genome contains:
- the ABCB9 gene encoding ABC-type oligopeptide transporter ABCB9 isoform X2, with translation MRAWKAVASTLVLSGADVVVTTLLYAHGRRGRDILQDLRHFNIFNSLLDIWGGCLYRSCVLLGAAIGVATNTAYGPRRLRASRTFIAVVCLLMGIYMMVKLLLYSEVRRTIRDPWFWGLFAWTYVALVATFGLWQLLACVTSSREALGHGSESRTEAEESCDAPRDKREEAAGPTIHKLLSYTKPDAVFLGIASFFLLVAALGETFLPYYTGLAIDGIVVQKSMDRFSTAVLVMSLLAIGSSFAAGVRGGVFTLIFARLNIRLRNCLFRSLVSQEMSFFDENRTGDVISRLTSDTTIVSDLVSQNINIFLRNMVKATGVIFFMFSLSWKLSLVTFMGFPIIMLVSDIYGKYYKKLSKDVQNALAKANNTAEETISAMKTVRSFANEEAEANVYWQKLQQVYRLNKREALAYTYYVWSSGLTLLVVQVSILYYGGHLVISGQMTSGNLISFIIYEFVLGDCMESVGSVYSGLMQGVGAAEKVFEFIDRKPTMVNDGSLAPDHVDGKVEFRNVTFSYRTRSATQVLQNVSFTLHPGKVTALVGPSGSGKSSCVNILENFYPLQDGQVLLDGRPINMYDHKYLHSVISLVSQEPVLFARSIADNISYGLASASFESVVQAAQKANAHAFITELQDGYHTEAGEKGAQLSGGQKQRVAIARALIRTPPILILDEATSALDAESEHAIQQAIYGDLQNHTVLVIAHRLSTVEKAHNIIVLDKGRVVQQGSHKELMEEGGLYSKLVQRQILGLEAGSADSCQPTARGDSAKAPGGLEGEFRIDHSLPAAAQDDCNNTTPK
- the ABCB9 gene encoding ABC-type oligopeptide transporter ABCB9 isoform X1, which translates into the protein MRAWKAVASTLVLSGADVVVTTLLYAHGRRGRDILQDLRHFNIFNSLLDIWGGCLYRSCVLLGAAIGVATNTAYGPRRLRASRTFIAVVCLLMGIYMMVKLLLYSEVRRTIRDPWFWGLFAWTYVALVATFGLWQLLACVTSSREALGHGSESRTEAEESCDAPRDKREEAAGPTIHKLLSYTKPDAVFLGIASFFLLVAALGETFLPYYTGLAIDGIVVQKSMDRFSTAVLVMSLLAIGSSFAAGVRGGVFTLIFARLNIRLRNCLFRSLVSQEMSFFDENRTGDVISRLTSDTTIVSDLVSQNINIFLRNMVKATGVIFFMFSLSWKLSLVTFMGFPIIMLVSDIYGKYYKKLSKDVQNALAKANNTAEETISAMKTVRSFANEEAEANVYWQKLQQVYRLNKREALAYTYYVWSSGAAALRAFASSSPAVPAGKTATVLVEILLRSRDFLHVGGGEGRLQLTLLVVQVSILYYGGHLVISGQMTSGNLISFIIYEFVLGDCMESVGSVYSGLMQGVGAAEKVFEFIDRKPTMVNDGSLAPDHVDGKVEFRNVTFSYRTRSATQVLQNVSFTLHPGKVTALVGPSGSGKSSCVNILENFYPLQDGQVLLDGRPINMYDHKYLHSVISLVSQEPVLFARSIADNISYGLASASFESVVQAAQKANAHAFITELQDGYHTEAGEKGAQLSGGQKQRVAIARALIRTPPILILDEATSALDAESEHAIQQAIYGDLQNHTVLVIAHRLSTVEKAHNIIVLDKGRVVQQGSHKELMEEGGLYSKLVQRQILGLEAGSADSCQPTARGDSAKAPGGLEGEFRIDHSLPAAAQDDCNNTTPK